Within Lolium rigidum isolate FL_2022 chromosome 5, APGP_CSIRO_Lrig_0.1, whole genome shotgun sequence, the genomic segment GTGCTAACCTTAAATCCTTCAAGCTCTCACAGCAGAAATCATATATATCCGTGATGTGAGCATCGTAGGTGGAGTCAAAGACCTCATCACATGGAAGAAGATCAaatcttcctcttttcttctcaAACTCAAACTTCTGGAGCTTCATCCATCCTGAACCAAACATTAGGAGGTCATGATGATTGATTCTTCTGCAATTCTTCACTACAAGCTCTTCCAACGATCCATTCCTACCAAGGTATTCCAGCCACTCTACGGTGTCGATTTTCTCGCAATCAATAAGGTGGAGAGCAGATAGACTCAGGCAACCAACTGCAACCGAGAAAAGCCCAATTGACATTATCTGTGGTGCGGAGATCAACCTGAGAGACACCAATGTCTTGCAATAAGCTAAACAACCAAGACCAGAGTCATCGATGTATGAGCAGAAGCTTAAGGTGAGATCAATCAGCGAGGAACAGTGGGATGAAAACTCAAAGAGACCTTTGCTGTCCAACTGATTGCCATGTCCAGGTATCCAACCAGAGTAATCGATTTCCACTTTCCGCAAATTTGGGAACCGGGCGCACAATGATGTCAGTGCTTCTGTAGCAGTGCAAAGACCAGAACCAACACGGATAGCACCCCTTTGATTCCCCTCTGTCATGTAGAGCTGCTTTGACACAAGGGAGAGAGAATTCAGATCACTTGTCCTAGTGATTTTCTTGATAATCTCTGTCACCAGAGCCTCTGGTAGGTCCTCCATCAAGCGAATTTAGCTGTACGAATCAGGTAGTATCAAGGTTTAGAAAACAACCGAAGAGCTGGACTAAAACCTATGATATCAGAACAAAGCATGTGAGCATGGAGATCATGCTGGCAACACACATTATGAAGAATATAGAATATACTGATGAACTTTGTGCATTTACTCTATTCATCAAAAACTTGTTCATTATATTCATAAGGGACATTAATTAAATTATTGCAGTAGCTAGCACCTTATCTAACTATACATTGCTAGTAAGACACAATGAAGCTACAAGCACGTCATTAACTGATACAACTGCTATAAGTAGCAGAACCAGAATAACAACCGAAGAGAATGCAAAGAAAAATTGAGTCATTGGCGCAAGCAACTCTACAAGATAAGACTCATGTGCTGAATCTGAACCAACTTATTTGGAGGCACCGAATTAATCACATGAAAATTAGCACTTGTAGCTCCCAGGCAAGAAAGTAGGGATTTAAACAAAAACGAATTAGAGATAATTTTTTACTAGATAATGCCCAGCTTTGTTTTTTACAACTTCAGGGGGGAGGATACCCACCTGTACATATTCCTGAAGTTAGGTGATCAGGCCACAGCCAGAGCGTGTCCCTATAAATCCCCAACCGATGAGTCCACGGGTGTAGTCCATCAACAGATACCACCCGATCTAGTATCTGTTCAACTAGAAATTAATACTGTTTGCTGCAACCTAGGCTAGTATTCCATCGCAAAAGGCTTGCTTTCTACCTAGGAGAATGGCTTTGCAACTAAAATGGATGATGCTGCCGGTTTCCCTCTGGCAAGTCTCAATCAAGAAAGCGAATCGAAAAAAGAAAACCATGTACATGTCGACGGGGAACTAACGAAAAGGGGGCAGGAGAACCAAGAAACGGTGGTACCTTCAGCACGACCGGGGGATAGTAACAGCGGCGATAGGGAATAATAGAACGTAGGAGGGGAACTTCGCCGCCGCTCGATCGATCAGCCTAGTCCGCAGCGGCGGAGAGTGTAAACCCTAGTCTCGCTCGCAACGCCCGGAAAAGAAGATGGGTCGTGCCGCCTATGGCGAGCTGTAGCGGCGCCACGCTCACACGGGCCAAGCCCTGGAACGTTGTGCTGGGCTGCTGGCTTCTCACACTCGACGTATAACATTTGAGCCATTAGTTTCCTCTGGAGTATTTGGTTATGGACAATTTATTTTGCTACTCGTAGTTTTATACTCGTATCTTTTTACAACTTATTGACAGACACGTCAACTACCATGACTGGGTCTAATCTCGAAGACCTGCCGAATAGActtagggccacttcttttcggcTTCTTCAGCGGCTTCTGGAAGAAGCTTCTCCCCACCAACTTCTCTCAGAAGCCCGAACCTTAAATATGTTCTGGCTTATAATCTTATTTAGCCCAAACTAGAATATAAGCCAGAAAAATTTTAGGGTCCGGACTTCTGGGAGAAACTGGTGGGGAGAAGCTTCTCCCAGAAGCCACCGGAGAAACCCAAAAGAAGTGGGCCTTAGTCTTTCCGAGATGCTTAAGACTCGCCGGATCAGTTTTTTGAACTCAGTCTCCCAAAGGTACTCATATGGGTAACATGTGTTTGTGTGCGTGCGTTTATAGAGGTAAGTGTATGCATATTTGTGAGTGTATgcttttgtactgtgtttcgtaaaaaaaatagaaatctcGAACATTAAATTAGGC encodes:
- the LOC124654696 gene encoding F-box/LRR-repeat protein 14-like, translated to MEDLPEALVTEIIKKITRTSDLNSLSLVSKQLYMTEGNQRGAIRVGSGLCTATEALTSLCARFPNLRKVEIDYSGWIPGHGNQLDSKGLFEFSSHCSSLIDLTLSFCSYIDDSGLGCLAYCKTLVSLRLISAPQIMSIGLFSVAVGCLSLSALHLIDCEKIDTVEWLEYLGRNGSLEELVVKNCRRINHHDLLMFGSGWMKLQKFEFEKKRGRFDLLPCDEVFDSTYDAHITDIYDFCCESLKDLRLAHIKTWPEIGLRVVLGKCKALENLSLEYVLALNDNDIVALSRTCSNLKSISLGLNLQHYSSDISYWETRTSFTDNSLYALALNCRMLQIVDLKFTGCADDWPFEIGFTQKGFLVLIQSCPIRVLVLNTAYFLDDEGMKALSSSPHLETLELIFCPAVTDAGMCFIAHTPCLSNLTLRSCHEVTDVGMAELGRARKLESLVIEHCGEVSLKGVQGVAKSVHYSENCSAALSKKICLGGGF